Proteins co-encoded in one Osmerus mordax isolate fOsmMor3 chromosome 11, fOsmMor3.pri, whole genome shotgun sequence genomic window:
- the ccnp gene encoding cyclin N-terminal domain-containing protein 2 yields MLLLDLHKKAEERRAPLRTWANACPPKQRCQQHQQQEGEEPRGSHCKSEPQHRWEKRLPVSTDDGIIIGYHEDDSLTRSDGCAAEAVLVYLHGLQGLHSLRALVPGLLRCEIEQAMVKLGLIYDKSYAWDIFSDMMRSQLRYTFPSADLPQPFTDNTRAILVDWLIQVHDVFHFSEETLYLSIHLLNRALRQMKVSTSNLQLLGLVCLFLAGKKEESLLPEVSELCYLMENSYTKRQLLRMERRVLCELRFDLSHCPPLHFLLLTASVARCCTKVVCMARYLLELSLLEGQCVVFLPAQLAGASLCLARRVLQEPPTPEGETAWCIASSINMGSETTLLKIMHIQARAAARAHSRETRATFIKFSTAETMHVSSHPALQSGPSLLGLFSEHA; encoded by the exons ATGCTTCTGTTGGACTTACACAAGAAG GCGGAGGAGAGGCGTGCCCCACTGAGAACTTGGGCCAATGCATGTCCACCCAAACAACGctgccagcagcaccagcagcaggaaggagaggagcccAGGGGGTCCCACTGTAAGAGTGAGCCACAGCACAGATGG GAAAAAAGGTTACCTGTGTCGACAGACGATGGCATCATCATAGGCTATCATGAGGATGACAGCCTCACCCGCTCAG ATGGGTGTGCCGCGGAGGCTGTGCTGGTGTACCTGCATGGCCTCCAGGGCCTTCACAGCCTGCGAGCACTGGTTCCTGGGCTGCTGCGCTGTGAGATTGAGCAGGCCATGGTGAAGTTGGGCCTTATCTATGACAAGTCCTATGCCTGGGACATCTTTTCTGACATGATG CGAAGTCAACTGCGCTACACATTCCCCAGCGCAGACCTCCCCCAACCTTTCACGGACAACACCCGTGCCATCCTGGTAGACTGGCTCATCCAGGTGCAT GACGTGTTCCACTTCTCAGAGGAGACCCTCTACCTATCCATACACCTCCTCAACCGTGCCCTCCGCCAGATGAAGGTATCCACTTCCAACCTGCAGCTCTTGGGTCTGGTCTGCCTCTTCCTAGCAGGCAAGAAGGAGGAGAGTCTTCTACCTGAG GTGTCAGAGCTGTGTTACCTCATGGAGAACAGCTACACCAAGCGACAGCTGCTGCGTATGGAGCGTCGTGTCCTCTGTGAGCTCAGGTTTGACCTGTCTCACTGCCCCCCTCTGCACTTCCTCCTACTCACAGCCTCTGTTGCCCGCTGTTGCACCAAG GTGGTTTGCATGGCCCGTTACCTGCTGGAGCTCTCTCTGCTGGAGGGCCAGTGCGTGGTGTTCCTGCCTGCCCAGTTGGCAGGTGCTTCCCTCTGTCTAGCCCGCAGAGTACTGCAagaaccccccaccccagaAGGAGAGACTGCCTGGTGCATTGCCTCCAGTATAAACATGGGCAG TGAGACCACCCTCCTGAAGATCATGCACATCCAGGCAAGGGCTGCAGCCCGTGCCCATAGCAGAGAAACGCGTGCCACCTTCATCAAATTCTCCACTGCAGAGACCATGCATGTCAGCAGCCACCCTGCTCTGCAGAGTGGCCCCAGTCTGCTGGGGCTGTTCTCTGAACATGCATGA